In the Deinococcus ficus genome, one interval contains:
- the pheS gene encoding phenylalanine--tRNA ligase subunit alpha yields MQQEAIQEITQAPTLEALQQVKTKYVGKSGLVTKELGALGKLPPEERKARGAEINAVRQAIDAALQEREGILKRAALDEKLASEAIDVTLPGLPLPAGGLHPITRVYDDLIGIYQRMGYEVVEGPEVEGEHHNFEALNIPWYHPARDLQDTFWLEDGRLLRTHTSNMQIRYMVEHDPPLKMVSRGKVYRYEATDATHESMFHQLEGLVVGEGISMADLKGTIAEMARGLYGPTAQVRFQPSYYPFVEPGADFAVYWNNPRGESKWLELGGCGMVHPNVFRAVDDLREAAGRDRIYEGMTGFAFGLGPERIAMLKYKIPDIRYFYANDPRVIGQFRGELG; encoded by the coding sequence ATGCAGCAGGAAGCCATTCAGGAAATCACGCAGGCGCCCACCCTCGAGGCGCTGCAGCAGGTCAAGACGAAGTACGTCGGGAAAAGCGGCCTGGTCACGAAGGAACTCGGCGCGCTGGGCAAGCTGCCCCCGGAGGAGCGCAAGGCCCGCGGCGCCGAGATCAACGCGGTGCGTCAGGCCATCGACGCCGCCCTCCAGGAACGCGAGGGGATCCTGAAACGCGCCGCGCTGGACGAGAAGCTCGCCAGCGAGGCCATCGACGTGACCCTGCCCGGCCTGCCGCTGCCCGCCGGGGGCCTGCATCCCATCACCCGCGTGTACGACGACCTGATCGGCATCTACCAGCGCATGGGCTACGAGGTCGTCGAAGGCCCCGAGGTCGAAGGGGAACACCACAATTTCGAAGCCCTGAACATCCCCTGGTACCACCCCGCCCGGGACCTGCAGGACACCTTCTGGCTGGAGGACGGCCGGCTGCTGCGCACCCACACCAGCAACATGCAGATCCGCTACATGGTCGAACACGACCCGCCCCTGAAGATGGTCAGCCGCGGCAAGGTGTACCGCTACGAGGCCACCGACGCCACCCACGAGAGCATGTTCCATCAGCTCGAGGGTCTGGTCGTGGGCGAGGGGATCAGCATGGCGGACCTGAAAGGCACCATCGCCGAGATGGCCCGCGGCCTGTACGGCCCCACCGCGCAGGTGCGCTTCCAGCCCAGCTACTACCCCTTTGTGGAACCTGGCGCGGACTTCGCCGTGTACTGGAACAACCCCCGCGGCGAGAGCAAATGGCTGGAACTTGGCGGGTGCGGCATGGTCCACCCCAACGTGTTCAGGGCCGTGGACGACCTGCGCGAGGCGGCCGGCAGGGACCGCATCTACGAGGGCATGACCGGCTTCGCGTTCGGCCTGGGCCCGGAGCGCATCGCCATGCTGAAGTACAAGATTCCCGACATCCGCTACTTCTATGCCAACGACCCGCGCGTGATCGGGCAGTTCCGGGGCGAACTCGGATGA
- a CDS encoding ABC transporter translates to MQTSHGRWARGALTVSLVLGLTACGQPPAGGAALSAQVAAGEPMLNEVYYDSVSTDTGTFIELKGPAGKSLSGYTLAAFDTAGTQYRTVTLSGSIPASGYFVVAQDTTVPNRTLVNSGTDLNNGSASLRLLKSGAVIDALAYGTPTSGRGEGSPAPTTGAGSALARVPDGQDTNVNSADFRVQAATPGASNGGSGGGGGTTGKKVLFDLTKAEDAGNADWRIDGAYSDYAAALRGLGYTVGSLTGTGITSTGLSGAAVLVIPEPQSPFSDTERAAIQAFVQGGGGVFMITDHRVSDRNNNGWDSPEVFDGWDGSTPASVSGAYQASLNSDVIFGLNASFNSSFSDPVYTATPLTTHPILNGVSSAGVYVGTSVDVLAGTALMGTGGKTYLAVNSVGAGRVAMWGDSSTFGDNTYSDGSTGTYNNWPNLSNAALGKNVVRWLAGDL, encoded by the coding sequence GTGCAGACAAGTCATGGCAGGTGGGCGCGCGGCGCCCTGACGGTGTCGTTGGTCCTGGGGCTCACGGCGTGCGGGCAGCCGCCGGCGGGCGGCGCGGCCCTCTCGGCGCAGGTGGCGGCCGGCGAGCCGATGCTGAACGAGGTGTACTACGACTCGGTCAGCACGGACACGGGCACCTTCATCGAGCTGAAAGGCCCGGCCGGCAAGAGCCTGAGCGGGTACACCCTGGCGGCCTTCGACACGGCGGGCACGCAGTACCGCACGGTCACGCTGTCGGGCAGCATTCCGGCCAGCGGGTACTTCGTGGTGGCGCAGGACACCACCGTCCCGAACCGGACCCTGGTGAACAGCGGCACCGACCTGAACAACGGCAGCGCCAGCCTGCGCCTGCTGAAGTCCGGCGCGGTCATCGACGCGCTGGCGTACGGCACGCCCACCAGCGGCCGGGGCGAGGGCAGCCCCGCCCCGACGACCGGGGCGGGCAGCGCCCTGGCGCGCGTGCCGGACGGGCAGGACACGAACGTGAACAGCGCCGACTTCCGCGTGCAGGCCGCGACACCGGGCGCCAGTAACGGCGGCAGCGGGGGCGGCGGGGGCACCACCGGGAAGAAGGTGCTGTTCGACCTGACGAAGGCCGAGGACGCCGGAAACGCCGACTGGCGCATCGACGGCGCGTACAGCGATTACGCCGCGGCGCTGCGCGGCCTGGGGTACACCGTGGGCAGCCTGACCGGCACGGGCATCACGTCCACGGGCCTGTCGGGCGCGGCGGTGCTGGTGATCCCCGAACCCCAGTCGCCCTTCAGCGACACGGAACGCGCGGCCATTCAGGCGTTCGTGCAGGGGGGCGGCGGGGTGTTCATGATCACGGACCACCGCGTCAGCGACCGCAACAACAACGGCTGGGACAGCCCGGAAGTGTTCGACGGCTGGGACGGCAGCACGCCCGCCAGCGTGAGCGGCGCGTACCAGGCGAGCCTGAACAGCGACGTGATCTTCGGGCTGAACGCGTCGTTTAACAGCTCCTTCAGTGACCCGGTGTACACCGCCACGCCGCTGACCACGCACCCGATCCTGAACGGCGTGAGCAGCGCGGGCGTGTACGTGGGCACCAGCGTGGACGTGCTGGCCGGCACCGCCCTGATGGGCACGGGCGGCAAGACGTACCTCGCCGTGAACAGCGTGGGTGCGGGCCGCGTGGCGATGTGGGGCGACAGCAGCACCTTCGGGGACAACACGTACTCGGACGGCAGCACCGGCACGTACAACAACTGGCCCAACCTGAGCAACGCCGCGCTGGGCAAGAACGTGGTGCGCTGGCTGGCCGGCGACCTGTAA
- a CDS encoding DUF2726 domain-containing protein: MPLGCLAALFGVRDQPTPAPPARTVPDALPVEVKRYFFSRDENAVFRALEQALTGTPYRVFPNVRLSDLFRITEKDRAAYSAARGRLKDRHVDFLIVDAAQDHRPVLAIELDGASHGRERQQHSDAVKDVIFRSAGLPLVRLPSRAYSAPDLRARLRTHLTLPD; the protein is encoded by the coding sequence ATGCCCCTCGGATGCCTCGCGGCCCTGTTCGGAGTCAGGGACCAGCCCACGCCCGCCCCGCCGGCCCGGACCGTGCCGGACGCCCTGCCGGTGGAGGTCAAACGGTACTTCTTCAGCCGCGACGAGAACGCCGTGTTCCGCGCGCTGGAGCAGGCCCTGACCGGCACGCCTTACCGGGTGTTCCCGAACGTGCGCCTGTCGGACCTGTTCCGCATCACTGAGAAGGACAGGGCCGCCTACAGCGCCGCGCGCGGCCGCCTGAAGGACCGGCACGTGGACTTCCTGATCGTGGACGCCGCGCAGGACCACCGCCCGGTGCTCGCCATCGAACTGGACGGCGCCTCGCACGGGCGGGAACGGCAGCAGCACAGCGACGCCGTGAAGGACGTGATCTTCCGCTCGGCCGGCCTGCCGCTGGTGCGGCTGCCTTCCCGGGCATACAGCGCGCCGGACCTCCGGGCGCGCCTGCGGACCCACCTGACGCTGCCCGACTGA
- a CDS encoding NUDIX hydrolase, whose protein sequence is MRARSAGIVFNDQGEVLLILRRKAGREYATLPGGGIEEGETPAEACAREVLEEVNLTVDVGPEVLVLDNLGNHEHYFLTRHARGEMRLGDGPEGTVRQSEENHYAPQWVALDRLDAVNLLPQQARALVRGLAPAQDDKEVEQ, encoded by the coding sequence ATGAGGGCGCGTTCGGCCGGCATCGTCTTCAACGATCAGGGCGAGGTGCTGCTGATCCTGCGCCGCAAGGCGGGGCGCGAGTACGCCACGCTGCCGGGCGGCGGCATCGAGGAGGGCGAGACGCCCGCCGAGGCCTGCGCCCGCGAGGTGCTGGAGGAAGTGAACCTGACCGTGGACGTGGGCCCCGAGGTGCTGGTGCTGGACAACCTGGGCAACCACGAGCATTACTTCCTGACCCGCCACGCCCGCGGGGAGATGCGCCTGGGAGACGGCCCGGAAGGCACCGTCCGCCAGAGCGAGGAGAACCATTACGCGCCGCAGTGGGTGGCGCTGGACCGGCTGGACGCCGTGAATCTCTTGCCTCAGCAGGCGCGGGCACTCGTGCGGGGGCTGGCCCCGGCACAGGACGACAAAGAGGTTGAACAATGA
- a CDS encoding ankyrin repeat domain-containing protein: protein MEELLNDLRTGNLDAALARVRAHPTLLHERPAQGPSPLLTSVYYGHAELGRALVAEGAVPDLFEASALGLPDHVQAHLDAHPDTVNAYGADGFQPLGLACFFGHAAVAGLLLTRGADVNSPSRNAQQVRPLHSAVAGGHLEITHALLDRGADVNAIQEGGFTPLHSAAQNGQPEMVTLLLNAGADPAARTAEGLTPADHARRAGHETLALDLDARAR, encoded by the coding sequence ATGGAAGAACTGCTGAACGACCTCCGCACCGGCAACCTGGACGCCGCGCTGGCCCGCGTGCGCGCCCACCCCACCCTGCTGCATGAGCGGCCCGCGCAGGGCCCCTCTCCCCTGCTGACCAGCGTGTACTACGGGCACGCAGAGCTGGGCCGCGCGCTGGTCGCCGAGGGCGCCGTGCCGGACCTGTTCGAGGCGAGCGCGCTGGGGCTCCCGGACCACGTGCAGGCCCACCTGGACGCCCACCCGGACACCGTGAACGCCTACGGCGCCGACGGCTTCCAGCCGCTGGGCCTGGCGTGCTTCTTCGGGCACGCGGCCGTGGCGGGGCTGCTGCTCACCCGCGGCGCGGACGTGAACAGCCCGTCGCGCAACGCGCAGCAGGTCCGGCCGCTGCATTCCGCCGTGGCCGGCGGGCATCTGGAGATCACCCACGCCCTGCTGGACCGCGGCGCCGACGTGAACGCCATACAGGAAGGCGGGTTCACGCCGCTGCACTCGGCCGCGCAGAACGGGCAGCCGGAGATGGTCACGCTGCTGCTGAACGCCGGCGCGGACCCCGCCGCCCGCACCGCGGAGGGGCTCACCCCCGCCGACCACGCCCGCAGGGCCGGACACGAGACGCTGGCCCTGGACCTGGACGCCCGCGCCCGGTGA
- the argB gene encoding acetylglutamate kinase, with product MIVKYGGNAMKSLELRRAVAAEIAALRALMPVVVVHGGGPVIERELTARGVPSEFRAGLRVTPPEAMDVVEMALSALNKALSQEVGQAVGLTGRDSALLTAEVLDPALGRVGRVTGVNAALLRTLVGAGLTPVIASVAVGADGQALNVNADTAAGAVAGALGEGIIFLTDVDGVYRAYPDPASRAAHLTRAEVQEGIQAGWIARGMIPKVQAALDALDRGAPFATIASGMGAGVLEAAARGEAGTRITA from the coding sequence GTGATCGTCAAGTACGGCGGGAATGCCATGAAAAGCCTGGAACTGCGCCGCGCCGTGGCGGCCGAGATCGCCGCGCTGCGCGCCCTGATGCCGGTCGTGGTGGTGCACGGCGGCGGCCCGGTGATCGAGCGGGAACTGACGGCGCGGGGCGTGCCCAGCGAGTTCCGCGCGGGCCTGCGGGTCACGCCGCCCGAAGCGATGGACGTGGTGGAGATGGCCCTGAGCGCCCTGAACAAGGCGCTGAGCCAGGAGGTGGGACAGGCGGTCGGCCTGACCGGGCGGGACAGCGCCCTGCTCACCGCCGAGGTGCTGGACCCGGCGCTGGGCCGGGTGGGCCGCGTGACCGGCGTGAACGCGGCGCTGCTGCGCACGCTGGTCGGCGCGGGCCTCACGCCGGTCATCGCGTCCGTGGCGGTGGGCGCGGACGGGCAGGCGCTGAACGTGAACGCCGATACGGCCGCCGGGGCGGTGGCGGGCGCGCTGGGTGAGGGGATCATCTTCCTGACGGACGTGGACGGCGTGTACCGCGCCTACCCGGACCCCGCCAGCCGCGCCGCGCACCTCACCCGTGCCGAGGTGCAGGAGGGGATTCAGGCCGGCTGGATCGCCAGGGGCATGATTCCCAAGGTGCAGGCCGCGCTGGACGCCCTGGACCGCGGCGCGCCCTTTGCCACGATCGCCAGCGGCATGGGGGCGGGCGTGCTGGAGGCCGCGGCGCGCGGTGAGGCCGGCACGCGCATCACGGCCTGA
- a CDS encoding AraC family transcriptional regulator: MTARPAHLEASHRCGAGLVLHASSAGYAAHSEGGALSIKTMRGGAAHYALGRARLRVDDHHYALLQDGQPYAVEVAPDTESFCLFFEPGATRGLWQLARTRPDALLDLPELPPAPDFIQRSHPHDGLLSPLLNTLRAGNLGGRWTADEWDDHLLRVLTRLYALHTAALTEAARLPAARPATRLELARRLHRARDFMEAGLHEPLPLERVAEIAHLSPYHFHRAFRNLFRETPAQYVTRRRLETARHLLRTTALSVLDISLAVGFQTPEAFSTQFRRRTGQPPSAWRGATPQD, encoded by the coding sequence GTGACCGCCCGCCCCGCACACCTGGAGGCCAGCCACCGCTGCGGCGCCGGCCTGGTCCTGCACGCCAGCTCGGCCGGGTACGCCGCCCACAGCGAAGGCGGCGCGCTGTCCATCAAGACCATGCGCGGCGGCGCGGCGCACTACGCGCTGGGCCGCGCCCGCCTGCGGGTGGACGACCACCACTACGCCCTGCTGCAGGACGGCCAGCCCTACGCCGTGGAGGTCGCGCCCGACACCGAGTCCTTCTGCCTGTTCTTTGAGCCGGGCGCCACCCGCGGCCTGTGGCAGCTGGCCCGCACCCGCCCGGACGCGCTGCTGGACCTGCCCGAACTGCCCCCCGCGCCGGACTTCATCCAGCGCAGCCACCCGCACGATGGGCTGCTCTCGCCGCTGCTGAACACCCTGCGCGCCGGGAACCTTGGCGGCCGCTGGACCGCCGACGAGTGGGACGACCACCTGCTGCGCGTCCTGACGCGGCTGTACGCCCTGCACACCGCCGCCCTGACCGAGGCCGCGCGCCTCCCCGCCGCCCGGCCCGCCACCCGCCTGGAACTCGCCCGGCGCCTGCACCGCGCCCGCGACTTCATGGAAGCCGGCCTGCACGAACCGCTGCCGCTGGAGCGCGTGGCGGAGATCGCGCACCTCTCCCCGTACCACTTTCACCGCGCGTTCCGGAACCTGTTCCGGGAAACGCCCGCGCAGTACGTCACCCGTCGGCGCCTGGAAACCGCGCGGCACCTGCTGCGCACCACCGCCCTCAGCGTGCTGGACATCAGCCTGGCGGTGGGGTTCCAGACCCCGGAGGCCTTCAGCACCCAGTTCCGCCGCCGGACCGGGCAGCCCCCCAGCGCGTGGCGCGGCGCAACTCCGCAAGACTGA
- a CDS encoding NADH-quinone oxidoreductase subunit A, producing the protein MLLAALGIGVIAVVASALLGPKKASRAKLMPYESGNDPQHGGVGTGQRFPVHFYLVAMLFIVFDIETAFFYPLAVAYQKLLPFAFIEAFTFILLLLVGYFYVLKKKVLEWA; encoded by the coding sequence ATGCTGCTGGCCGCCCTGGGCATCGGCGTCATCGCCGTCGTCGCCAGCGCACTGCTCGGCCCCAAGAAAGCCAGCCGCGCCAAGCTGATGCCCTACGAGAGCGGCAACGACCCGCAGCACGGCGGCGTCGGCACGGGTCAGCGCTTCCCGGTCCACTTCTACCTGGTGGCCATGCTGTTCATCGTGTTCGACATCGAAACCGCCTTCTTCTACCCGCTCGCCGTCGCGTACCAGAAGCTGCTGCCCTTCGCGTTCATCGAGGCCTTCACCTTCATCCTGCTGCTGCTGGTCGGGTACTTCTACGTGCTGAAGAAAAAGGTCCTGGAATGGGCCTGA
- a CDS encoding GNAT family N-acetyltransferase: protein MNVSPLALPDAPLLHSLYCAAPGYFELLGNAVPTLQEVQQDVQIALMDPRRRLELLRDDAGDLIGSLDYKLNFPEAGDVTLNLLLIRQDRQSQGLGEQAARNLERRLPAGTQRILAGVLGENPRGARFWERLGYVFTMDARPVMTWYAKSLTPSQPALTPEPVSEKAARLAS, encoded by the coding sequence TTGAACGTTTCGCCGCTGGCGCTGCCTGACGCGCCGCTGCTCCACTCGCTGTACTGCGCCGCCCCCGGTTACTTCGAACTGCTCGGAAATGCTGTGCCCACGCTGCAGGAAGTGCAGCAGGACGTGCAGATCGCCCTGATGGATCCCCGGCGCCGCCTGGAACTGCTCCGGGACGACGCCGGGGACCTGATCGGCAGCCTGGACTACAAGCTGAATTTCCCCGAGGCCGGCGACGTGACCCTGAACCTGCTGCTGATCCGGCAGGACCGGCAGTCGCAGGGCCTGGGGGAGCAGGCGGCCCGCAACCTGGAGCGGCGCCTGCCGGCCGGCACGCAGCGCATCCTGGCGGGCGTGCTGGGCGAGAACCCGCGCGGGGCGCGCTTCTGGGAGCGGCTGGGGTACGTGTTCACCATGGACGCCAGACCGGTCATGACCTGGTACGCCAAGTCCCTGACGCCCAGCCAGCCGGCGCTGACGCCCGAACCGGTCTCCGAGAAGGCCGCGCGGCTCGCGTCCTGA
- a CDS encoding GNAT family N-acetyltransferase: MSEVSPTELRVPGAPPMPEVLHTPRLTLRMPRPEDAAAQVAAVHASLPELHAWMAWSHEPHTLDHARANLERAQAAYRRGENLRLIIWNRDETEMLGSTGYHALNWAVPKAEIGYWIATPHTGRGYALEAARFLTEYGLDTLGLRRIEIRTDTLNERSARIPRQLGYTLDATFRNDDVAADGSGRLRDTFVFSVTRQAPP; encoded by the coding sequence ATGAGTGAAGTGTCCCCCACAGAGTTGCGCGTCCCCGGGGCACCCCCCATGCCCGAGGTCCTGCACACCCCCCGCCTGACCCTGCGCATGCCCCGCCCCGAGGACGCCGCCGCCCAGGTCGCCGCCGTCCACGCCTCCCTGCCCGAACTGCACGCCTGGATGGCCTGGTCGCACGAGCCCCACACCCTGGACCACGCCCGCGCCAACCTGGAACGCGCCCAGGCCGCCTACCGCAGAGGCGAGAACCTGCGCCTGATCATCTGGAACCGCGACGAGACCGAGATGCTCGGCAGCACCGGCTACCACGCCCTGAACTGGGCCGTGCCCAAGGCCGAGATCGGGTACTGGATCGCCACGCCCCACACCGGACGCGGCTACGCCCTGGAAGCCGCCCGGTTCCTGACCGAGTACGGTCTGGACACCCTGGGCCTGCGCCGCATCGAGATCCGCACGGACACCCTCAACGAGCGCAGCGCCCGCATCCCCCGCCAGCTGGGGTACACGCTGGACGCCACCTTCCGCAACGACGACGTGGCCGCCGACGGCAGCGGCCGCCTACGCGACACCTTCGTGTTCAGCGTCACCCGGCAGGCCCCGCCGTGA
- a CDS encoding phenylalanine--tRNA ligase subunit beta, with product MKLPYSWLKELIPALPPVTDLEPVFAHLGLPLEGVDDVPAPVEGVILAAVQAAEPMEGTQLTKLTLDTGARGVKTVASGAPNAVGLPAGTMVALVTPGTTLGGMEYGARVMQGVESWGMCASAKELGIGEASAGILTFPAGTAAPGTPMAELWAADQVLDVEVTPNRADVLSALGLARDVAAYLNLEVKEPAMPAPPTQAGEIRVSLPDRGRTLDRDPAKKLRFGCDHFAARAVSGVQNGPAPLWMQRRVSLSGMRSIDLIVDTSNYVMLELGQPTALYDRRDVLNDTVVVAFGLREGESVKDLLGNTHQVGPEDLLILDGGLTDEPVPTVADAFDSMKEPKPGTHVLGIAGIVGGDHGHVRADTRDVVIESAHFDPVLLRLTSTRLGLKTDAVYRFERGVDPLLAPKAAVRVAELLRAHGGGTPEAGQTLVGTPDVPGEITVTGTQVRALLGMDIPTAEMQGILTRLGCRVTGEGDTLTVVPPSWRVDLLIWQDLAEEVARLHGYAALPETLPTLRVHESNLGASAASEARGTLRRTLAGLGFQEVVTYTFTSDEEAGRARTEAPGVKLRNPMTTDRTGLRTALYPSLLKAAQVHAKGERVLLFELGRIFPASGEAERLGLLMRGDLAAPTHQPGVKGNFSVFKGLVEAVAATLGAGFELQQLRGADVPAALHPGIAGAVVWNGVQVGWLGALHPEIAQEFGLKGDTFVMEAALPLPGREWAFRDPSRAPAAWRDLAVITPAGVSYGEVATLLQQEAGALLASVEPFDVYQGEQVGAGNRSVAVRLVFRGARTLTDDDVDPVMDRLIAAVKAQGWSIREK from the coding sequence ATGAAACTGCCGTACTCGTGGTTGAAGGAACTGATCCCCGCCCTGCCGCCCGTGACCGACCTGGAACCGGTGTTCGCCCATCTGGGCCTGCCGCTGGAGGGCGTGGACGACGTGCCCGCGCCGGTGGAGGGCGTGATTCTGGCGGCGGTGCAGGCGGCCGAGCCGATGGAAGGCACGCAGCTGACGAAACTCACGCTGGACACCGGTGCCCGCGGCGTGAAGACCGTGGCGAGCGGCGCGCCGAACGCGGTGGGCCTGCCCGCCGGGACGATGGTGGCGCTGGTCACGCCCGGCACCACGCTGGGCGGGATGGAGTACGGCGCACGGGTCATGCAGGGCGTGGAGTCGTGGGGCATGTGCGCCAGCGCGAAGGAACTGGGGATCGGGGAGGCCAGCGCCGGCATCCTGACCTTCCCCGCGGGCACCGCGGCGCCCGGCACGCCCATGGCAGAGCTGTGGGCGGCGGATCAGGTGCTGGACGTGGAGGTCACCCCGAACCGCGCGGACGTGCTGAGCGCCCTGGGTCTCGCGCGGGACGTGGCGGCGTACCTGAACCTGGAAGTGAAGGAACCCGCCATGCCCGCCCCGCCCACCCAGGCCGGCGAGATCCGCGTGAGCCTGCCGGACAGGGGCCGCACGCTGGACCGTGATCCGGCGAAAAAACTGCGCTTCGGATGCGATCACTTCGCGGCCCGCGCGGTGAGTGGCGTGCAGAACGGCCCGGCGCCGCTGTGGATGCAGCGCCGCGTGAGTTTGAGCGGCATGCGCAGCATCGACCTGATCGTGGACACCAGCAACTACGTGATGCTGGAACTCGGGCAGCCGACCGCGCTGTACGACCGCCGCGACGTCCTGAACGACACGGTCGTGGTCGCGTTCGGCCTGCGCGAAGGGGAGAGCGTGAAGGACCTGCTGGGGAACACCCACCAGGTCGGCCCGGAGGACCTGCTGATCCTGGACGGCGGCCTGACCGACGAGCCGGTGCCCACCGTCGCGGACGCCTTTGACAGCATGAAGGAACCCAAGCCGGGCACGCACGTGCTGGGCATCGCCGGGATCGTCGGCGGGGACCACGGGCACGTCAGGGCCGACACCCGGGACGTGGTGATCGAGTCCGCGCACTTCGACCCGGTCCTGCTGCGCCTGACCAGCACCCGCCTGGGCCTGAAGACGGACGCCGTGTACCGCTTCGAGCGCGGCGTGGACCCTCTGCTCGCGCCGAAAGCCGCGGTGCGCGTGGCCGAACTGCTGCGCGCTCACGGCGGCGGCACGCCCGAGGCCGGGCAGACGCTGGTGGGCACCCCGGACGTGCCCGGCGAGATCACCGTGACCGGCACGCAGGTCCGGGCGCTGCTGGGCATGGACATTCCCACCGCCGAGATGCAGGGCATCCTCACGCGCCTGGGCTGCCGCGTGACCGGCGAGGGCGACACGCTGACCGTGGTGCCGCCCAGCTGGCGGGTGGACCTGCTGATCTGGCAGGACCTCGCCGAGGAGGTCGCGCGCCTGCACGGGTACGCCGCCCTGCCCGAGACGCTGCCCACCCTGCGCGTGCACGAGAGCAACCTGGGCGCCTCGGCGGCCAGCGAGGCGCGCGGCACGCTGCGGCGCACCCTGGCGGGCCTGGGCTTCCAGGAGGTCGTGACCTACACCTTCACCAGCGACGAGGAGGCCGGCAGGGCCCGCACCGAGGCGCCCGGCGTGAAACTCCGCAACCCCATGACCACCGACCGCACCGGGCTGCGCACCGCGCTGTACCCCAGCCTCCTGAAGGCCGCTCAGGTGCACGCCAAAGGCGAACGGGTGCTGCTGTTCGAACTGGGCCGCATCTTCCCCGCGAGTGGCGAGGCCGAGCGCCTGGGCCTGCTGATGCGCGGCGACCTGGCGGCGCCCACGCACCAGCCGGGCGTGAAGGGGAACTTCAGCGTGTTCAAAGGGCTGGTGGAGGCCGTGGCGGCCACGCTGGGCGCGGGTTTCGAGCTGCAGCAGCTGCGCGGTGCGGACGTGCCCGCCGCGCTGCACCCGGGCATCGCGGGCGCCGTGGTGTGGAACGGCGTGCAGGTCGGCTGGCTGGGCGCGCTGCACCCGGAGATCGCGCAGGAGTTCGGCCTGAAGGGCGACACGTTCGTCATGGAGGCCGCGCTGCCCCTGCCGGGCCGCGAGTGGGCGTTCCGGGACCCCAGCCGCGCGCCGGCCGCGTGGCGGGACCTGGCGGTCATCACGCCCGCCGGCGTGAGTTACGGCGAGGTGGCGACCCTGCTGCAACAGGAGGCCGGGGCACTGCTGGCGAGCGTGGAGCCCTTCGACGTGTACCAGGGCGAGCAGGTCGGGGCGGGGAACCGCAGCGTGGCGGTGCGCCTGGTGTTCCGCGGCGCGCGGACCCTGACGGACGATGACGTGGACCCGGTCATGGACCGCCTGATCGCGGCCGTGAAGGCGCAGGGCTGGAGCATCCGCGAGAAGTAA
- a CDS encoding NuoB/complex I 20 kDa subunit family protein, with product MFEKDWQELESEGVLFTSLEKLVAWGRSNSLWPATFGLACCAIEMMQSTNARNDMARFGSEVFRASPRQADVMIVAGRLSKKMSPVLRRVYDQMPDPKWVISMGACASSGGMFNNYAIVQNVDSVVPVDIFVPGCPPRPEALLYALMQLQKKVRGEAFDELGHQLPMVDAWTR from the coding sequence CTGTTCGAGAAGGACTGGCAGGAACTGGAATCCGAAGGGGTCCTGTTCACCAGCCTGGAGAAACTGGTCGCCTGGGGCCGCAGCAACAGCCTGTGGCCGGCCACCTTCGGCCTGGCGTGCTGCGCCATCGAGATGATGCAGTCCACCAACGCCCGCAACGACATGGCCCGCTTCGGCAGCGAGGTGTTCCGCGCCTCCCCCCGCCAGGCGGACGTCATGATCGTCGCCGGGCGCCTCAGCAAGAAGATGAGCCCCGTGCTGCGCCGCGTGTACGACCAGATGCCCGACCCCAAATGGGTGATCAGCATGGGCGCCTGCGCCAGTTCGGGCGGCATGTTCAACAACTACGCCATCGTCCAGAACGTGGACAGCGTCGTGCCGGTGGACATCTTCGTGCCCGGCTGCCCGCCCCGCCCCGAAGCCCTGCTGTACGCCCTGATGCAGCTGCAGAAAAAAGTCCGCGGCGAGGCCTTCGACGAACTGGGCCACCAGCTTCCCATGGTGGATGCGTGGACCCGATGA